One part of the Lotus japonicus ecotype B-129 chromosome 2, LjGifu_v1.2 genome encodes these proteins:
- the LOC130739114 gene encoding protein OSB3, chloroplastic/mitochondrial-like, producing MNSLRRALVASRENLLHLHLHRRRCYSSTRPGRKPKPLSPKPTEIPFQPKLANAVNLIGQVHSPLQFQTSPDGNPWASTVLTRQDSPSSPFLWIPVIFEGDLAHAAVSHLKPNDVVHIAGQLSTDPPHLNGHAPAQSNFQVMVQSLNFVQDYPQVKNISETPKQKVVSVSETEEHGVNPWTKSIHSKQSEEHDIDKSWKDLLNNPSEWWDVRSAKENPKGAAFERKTNRELVFIDSSTPKWLQEKLESMTIDLKPELKHTITSAKKDPGSLLSSWRDLLNNPKQWFDFRDSKLNGLVNPRYPDFKCKDGSTALWLDRAPKWFLSELKGLKVDIPVVKTKKEKDGKGDQSWNDLVENPAKWWDNRLNKRNVKAPDFKHKETGEGLWVDASPNWVLPKLPPVKLEQSVPTSSKQTLVS from the exons ATGAATTCTCTGCGGCGAGCGTTGGTGGCGTCAAGGGAGAatctcctccacctccacctccaccgtcGCCGATGCTACTCCTCCACTCGCCCCGGAAGAAAACCCAAACCCCTCTCTCCAAAACCCACGGAGATTCCCTTCCAGCCCAAGCTCGCCAACGCCGTCAACCTCATCGGCCAGGTTCATTCGCCGCTTCAGTTCCAAACCTCCCCCGACGGAAACCCTTGGGCTTCCACCGTTCTCACGCGCCAAGACTCTCCGTCTTCCCCTTTCCTCTG GATTCCAGTTATATTTGAGGGTGATTTGGCTCACGCCGCGGTTTCGCATCTCAAACCGAATGATGTTGTTCATATAGCTGGACAGCTCAGTACTGATCCTCCGCACCTGAATGGCCATGCCCCAGCTCAAAGTAATTTTCAG GTTATGGTGCAAAGCCTCAACTTTGTCCAAGATTATCCCCAAGTGAAGAATATATCTGAAACAccaaagcaaaaagtagtttCTGTTTCTG AAACCGAGGAGCATGGCGTCAATCCATGGACGAAGTCTATCCATTCCAAGCAAAGTGAGGAACATGACATTGACAAATCTTGGAAGGATCTCCTTAATAACCCCAGTGAATGGTGGGATGTTCGATCAGCAAAG GAGAATCCAAAAGGTGCAGCTTTTGAAAGAAAGACAAATCGTGAATTGGTCTTTATCGATAGCTCAACTCCCAAATGGCTCCAAGAGAAATTAGAGTCAATGACAATTGATTTGAAACCTGAACTGAAACACACAATAA CCAGTGCAAAGAAAGACCCTGGCTCTTTGTTGAGTTCTTGGAGAGACCTTCTGAATAATCCTAAGCAGTGGTTTGATTTCCGTGatagcaaactcaatggatTG GTGAACCCAAGGTACCCTGACTTCAAGTGCAAGGATGGAAGCACTGCCCTCTGGCTTGACAGGGCTCCAAAGTGGTTTTTATCTGAACTTAAAGGACTCAAAGTTGACATTCCAGTTGTTaaaaccaaaaaagaaaaagatggtAAAG GTGATCAGTCCTGGAATGATTTGGTGGAAAATCCAGCTAAATGGTGGGATAATAGATTAAATAAG AGGAATGTAAAAGCTCCTGATTTCAAGCACAAAGAAACCGGTGAAGGACTGTGGGTCGATGCTTCGCCAAATTGGGTGTTACCAAAACTGCCACCCGtgaagcttgaacaaagtgtacCTACTAGCAGCAAACAAACACTGGTTTCATGA
- the LOC130739117 gene encoding phospholipase A2-alpha-like, which translates to MVPIPTQSLKYSLLVFCTFAFNFLTIPICALNIGAETTGVAVSVSKECSRQCESSFCSVPPLLRYGKYCGLLYSGCPGEKPCDGLDACCMKHDQCVTNKNNDYLSQQCSQTFIDCMDNFKNKGAPTFKGNTCQADDVIEVIKVVMEAALLAGRVFHKP; encoded by the exons ATGGTTCCAATTCCAACCCAGTCACTCAAGTACTCTCTTCTCGTTTTTTGCACATTTGCCTTCAATTTCTTAACCATTCCTATCTGTGCTCTGAACATAGGAGCTGAAACCACTGGAGTAGCTGTTTCTGTT AGCAAAGAGTGCAGTAGACAATGTGAATCAAGCTTCTGCTCAG TGCCACCATTATTGAGATATGGCAAGTACTGTGGGCTTCTGTATAGTGGATGCCCTGGGGAAAAACCTTGTGATGGCCTTGATGCTTGTTGCATGAAGCATGATCAATGTGTGACAAACAAAAACA ATGACTACCTAAGCCAACAGTGCAGCCAAACATTCATTGACTGTATGGACAATTTTAAGAACAAGGGGGCGCCTACATTCAAGGGAAACACGTGCCAAGCAGATGATGTCATTGAAGTTATTAAGGTAGTCATGGAAGCTGCTTTGCTGGCTGGAAGAGTTTTTCACAAGCCATAG